From a single Sorghum bicolor cultivar BTx623 chromosome 5, Sorghum_bicolor_NCBIv3, whole genome shotgun sequence genomic region:
- the LOC110435716 gene encoding adenosylhomocysteinase has translation MALSVEKTSSGREHKVKDLSQADFGRLEIELAEVEMPGLMACRAEFGPSKPFAGARISGSLHMTIQTAVLIETLTALGAEVRWCSCNIFSTQDHAAAAIARDSAAVFAWKGETLEEYWWCTERCLDWGEGGGPDLIVDDGGDATLLIHEGVKAEEEYEKTGKIPDPESTDNAEFKIVLTIIRDGLKADPKKYRKMKERLVGVSEETTTGVKRLYQMQETGALLFPAINVNDSVTKSKFDNLYGCRHSLPDGLMRATDVMIAGKVAVVCGYGDVGKGCAAALKQAGARVIVTEIDPICALQALMEGLQVLTLEDVVSEADIFVTTTGNKDIIMVDHMRKMKNNAIVCNIGHFDNEIDMLGLETYPGVKRITIKPQTDRWVFPETKTGIIVLAEGRLMNLGCATGHPSFVMSCSFTNQVIAQLELWKEKSSGKYEKKVYVLPKHLDEKVAALHLGKLGAKLTKLTKSQADYISVPIEGPYKPAHYRY, from the exons ATGGCGCTCTCTGTGGAGAAGACCTCGTCTGGGCGGGAGCACAAGGTCAAGGACCTCTCGCAGGCGGACTTCGGCCGCCTGGAGATCGAGCTGGCCGAGGTCGAGATGCCCGGTCTCATGGCGTGCCGCGCCGAGTTTGGCCCGTCCAAGCCCTTCGCCGGCGCTAGGATCTCTGGGTCGCTCCACATGACCATCCAGACTGCCGTCCTCATCGAGACCCTCACCGCGCTCGGCGCGGAGGTCCGCTGGTGCTCCTGCAACATCTTCTCCACGCAggaccacgccgccgccgccatcgcgcGTGACTCGGCCGCCGTGTTCGCCTGGAAGGGGGAGACCCTCGAGGAGTACTGGTGGTGCACCGAGCGCTGCCTCGACTGGGGCGAGGGCGGCGGTCCCGACCTCATCGTCGACGACGGAGGTGACGCAACGCTGCTCATCCACGAGGGTGTCAAGGCCGAGGAGGAGTACGAGAAGACCGGCAAGATCCCCGACCCGGAGTCCACAGACAACGCTGAGTTCAAGATCGTGCTCACCATCATCCGCGACGGGCTTAAGGCTGACCCTAAGAAGTACCGCAAGATGAAGGAGAGGCTTGTCGGCGTCTCTGAGGAGACCACCACCGGAGTCAAGAGGCTCTACCAGATGCAGGAGACCGGCGCCCTCCTCTTCCCTGCTATTAACGTCAACGACTCCGTCACCAAGAGCAAG TTTGACAACCTGTATGGTTGCCGCCACTCCCTCCCTGATGGTCTGATGAGGGCCACAGACGTTATGATTGCTGGCAAGGTTGCCGTGGTCTGTGGATACGGTGATGTTGGCAAGGGCTGTGCTGCTGCACTCAAGCAGGCTGGTGCCCGTGTCATTGTGACTGAGATCGACCCCATCTGTGCCCTCCAGGCTCTGATGGAGGGTCTTCAGGTCCTTACATTGGAGGATGTTGTCTCTGAGGCTGACATCTTTGTGACCACCACCGGCAACAAGGATATCATCATGGTTGACCACATGAGGAAGATGAAGAACAATGCCATTGTCTGCAACATTGGCCACTTTGACAATGAAATTGATATGCTTGGTCTCGAGACCTACCCTGGTGTTAAGCGCATCACCATCAAGCCCCAGACTGACCGCTGGGTGTTCCCTGAGACCAAAACTGGCATCATTGTCCTTGCTGAGGGTCGTTTGATGAACCTTGGGTGTGCTACTGGCCATCCTAGCTTTGTAATGTCCTGCTCATTCACTAACCAG GTCATTGCCCAGCTTGAGCTCTGGAAGGAGAAGAGCTCTGGCAAGTATGAGAAGAAGGTGTATGTGCTCCCCAAGCAccttgatgagaaggttgctgcTCTCCACTTGGGCAAGCTTGGTGCCAAGCTGACCAAGCTCACCAAATCCCAGGCTGACTACATCAGCGTGCCGATCGAGGGCCCCTACAAGCCTGCCCACTACCGGTACTAG
- the LOC110435790 gene encoding arginine--tRNA ligase, chloroplastic/mitochondrial-like, whose translation MRQCFILAGGATSLIWSSPNAFRNSAKARKHLSIGFVMGTRKTLLRAARMAGWLHYLSEKRFPKTRQVGFDLVLGSNGKQFRTCSIEVVRFVKLLDEAKSWSTSELL comes from the exons ATGCGACAATGTTTCATCCTCGCTGGAGGAGCTACTTCCCTCATCTGGTCCTCACCCAATGCCTTTCGTAATAGTGCTAAAGCAAGAAAACATCTTTCTATTG GTTTTGTGATGGGCACCAGAAAGACTCTTCTCAGG GCTGCAAGGATGGCTGGTTGGCTCCATTATCTTAGTGAAAAGAGGTTTCCAAAAACAAGACAGGTTGGATTTGATCTTGTTCTTGGTTCAAATGGCAAGCAGTTCCGAACCTGCAGTATTGAGGTTGTTCGATTTGTAAAGTTACTTGATGAGGCTAAATCTTGGAGCACATCAGAATTACTATAG